The following proteins are encoded in a genomic region of Burkholderia stabilis:
- a CDS encoding efflux RND transporter permease subunit: MWIVRLALRRPYTFVVLALLIFIAGPLALLRTPTDIFPNIDIPVVSIVWSYNGFSAEDMAKRITSNYERALTSDVDDIEHIESQSLNGVSVVKIFFHPGADINRAIAEAASNSASILRILPPGTLPPNIITYNASTVPILQLGLSSDTLAEQQLYDLGNSFIRTQLATVQGAAVPLPFGGKIRQIVVDLDTRALQAKGLAPIDVVNAINAQNLILPGGTAKIGTREYNVQMNGSTQTVAALNNLPVKTIGGNVVYVRDVAHVRDGYAPQTNIVRADGKRAALLTVEKTGSASTLTIIDQVKAMLPKIAAGLPKALHISALGDQSVFVKAAIQGVVREALIAACLTALMILLFLGSWRATLIIAVSIPLAVLTSLLALAALGQTINIMTLGGLALAFGILVDDATVAIENITHHLERGAPLEDAILTGAGEIAVPTFVSTLSICIVFVPMFLLQGVARYLFVPMAEAVIFAMVASYFFSRTLVPTLAMALMRAKGHGRPPRGIFARIARFQAAFEHRFEAVRLRYRALLSAAIARRRRFTAVFLLACAASTGLFAFAGQDFFPSVDTGEIRLHLRAPTGTRIEETARLTDEVEARIHDVIPASDIASVLDNIGVPVSGINLTYDSSDPIGTEDADVMITLKPNHAPTAAYVAKLRNLLAQSFPGVTFAFLPADIVSQILNFGLPAPIDIQIVGNKLAQNRVVANALLAKLRGVRGLVGARIQQPGDEPAINVNVDRTKAIQAGLEQRDVAQNLLIALSGSSQTTPNFWLDPRNGVSYPLMVQTPQYSVDSLQALANVPLPAGTARSPQTPAGGPAAGAPAQNLLGALGSFSRATQQAVVSHYNVQPVLDIFASVQGRDLGGVTADVTKLVDDARAQLPPGSSIVLRGQVQAMHESFAGLLGGLALAIALVYLLMVVNFQSWLDPLVIVGGLPASLAGIAWMLFVTRTTLSVPALTGTILCIGIATANSILVVNAARELIASGTPPWQAALDAGFSRFRPVVMTALAMLIGMLPMALGLGDGGEQNAPLGRAVIGGLAFGTLSTLLFVPVLFGFVHAWLGRRRDAAAARRAQDTPALS; the protein is encoded by the coding sequence ATGTGGATCGTCAGGCTGGCGTTGCGCCGGCCCTATACGTTCGTCGTGCTCGCGCTGCTGATCTTCATCGCGGGACCGCTCGCGCTCCTGCGCACGCCGACCGACATCTTCCCGAACATCGACATTCCGGTCGTCAGCATCGTCTGGTCGTACAACGGCTTCTCCGCCGAGGACATGGCCAAGCGGATCACGTCGAACTACGAGCGCGCGCTCACGTCCGACGTCGACGACATCGAGCACATCGAATCGCAGTCGCTGAACGGCGTGTCGGTCGTGAAGATCTTCTTCCACCCCGGCGCGGACATCAATCGCGCGATCGCGGAAGCCGCGAGCAATTCCGCGTCGATCCTGCGAATCCTGCCGCCCGGCACGCTGCCGCCGAACATCATCACGTACAACGCGTCGACGGTGCCGATCCTGCAGCTCGGGCTGTCGAGCGACACGCTCGCCGAGCAGCAGCTCTACGACCTCGGCAACAGCTTCATCCGCACGCAGCTCGCGACCGTGCAGGGCGCGGCCGTGCCGCTGCCGTTCGGCGGCAAGATCCGCCAGATCGTCGTCGATCTCGACACGCGCGCGCTGCAGGCGAAGGGGCTCGCGCCGATCGACGTCGTGAACGCGATCAACGCGCAGAATCTGATCCTGCCCGGCGGCACCGCGAAAATCGGCACGCGCGAATACAACGTGCAGATGAACGGCAGCACACAAACGGTCGCCGCGCTGAACAACCTGCCGGTGAAAACGATCGGTGGCAACGTGGTGTACGTTCGCGACGTCGCGCACGTCCGCGACGGCTACGCGCCGCAGACCAACATCGTGCGTGCGGACGGCAAGCGCGCAGCGCTGCTGACCGTCGAGAAGACCGGCAGCGCGTCGACGCTGACGATCATCGACCAGGTCAAGGCGATGCTGCCGAAGATCGCGGCCGGCCTGCCGAAGGCGCTGCACATCTCGGCGCTCGGCGATCAATCGGTATTCGTGAAGGCGGCGATCCAGGGCGTCGTGCGCGAGGCGCTGATCGCCGCGTGCCTCACCGCGCTGATGATCCTGCTGTTCCTCGGCAGCTGGCGCGCGACGCTGATCATCGCGGTGTCGATCCCGCTCGCGGTGCTGACGTCGCTGCTCGCGCTCGCCGCGCTCGGCCAGACGATCAACATCATGACGCTCGGCGGGCTCGCGCTCGCATTCGGGATTCTCGTCGACGACGCGACCGTCGCGATCGAGAACATCACGCACCACCTCGAACGCGGCGCGCCGCTCGAAGACGCGATCCTGACCGGCGCGGGCGAGATCGCGGTGCCGACCTTCGTATCGACGCTGTCGATCTGCATCGTGTTCGTGCCGATGTTCCTGCTGCAGGGCGTCGCGCGCTACCTGTTCGTGCCGATGGCCGAAGCGGTGATCTTCGCGATGGTCGCGTCGTATTTCTTCTCGCGCACGCTGGTGCCGACGCTCGCGATGGCGCTGATGCGCGCGAAGGGGCACGGCCGGCCGCCGCGCGGCATATTCGCGCGGATCGCGCGTTTCCAGGCGGCGTTCGAACATCGCTTCGAAGCGGTACGGCTGCGCTATCGCGCGCTGCTGTCCGCGGCGATCGCGCGCCGCCGCCGTTTCACGGCAGTCTTCCTGCTCGCATGCGCCGCATCGACCGGACTGTTCGCGTTCGCCGGCCAGGACTTCTTCCCGTCGGTCGACACCGGCGAAATCCGCCTGCACCTGCGCGCGCCGACCGGCACGCGGATCGAGGAAACCGCGCGCCTGACCGACGAAGTCGAAGCGCGCATCCACGACGTGATTCCCGCGAGCGACATCGCGAGCGTGCTCGACAACATCGGCGTGCCCGTGAGCGGGATCAACCTCACGTACGACTCGTCGGACCCGATCGGCACCGAGGATGCCGACGTGATGATCACGCTGAAGCCGAACCACGCGCCGACCGCCGCCTATGTCGCGAAGCTGCGCAACCTGCTCGCGCAGTCGTTCCCCGGCGTGACGTTCGCGTTCCTGCCGGCCGACATCGTCAGCCAGATCCTCAACTTCGGGTTGCCCGCGCCGATCGACATCCAGATCGTCGGCAACAAGCTCGCCCAGAACCGCGTCGTCGCGAACGCGTTGCTCGCGAAGCTGCGCGGCGTGCGCGGCCTTGTCGGCGCGCGCATCCAGCAGCCCGGCGACGAACCGGCGATCAACGTGAACGTGGATCGCACGAAGGCGATCCAGGCCGGCCTCGAACAGCGCGACGTCGCGCAGAACCTGCTGATCGCGCTGTCCGGCAGCTCGCAGACGACGCCGAATTTCTGGCTCGACCCGCGCAACGGCGTCAGCTATCCGCTGATGGTGCAGACGCCGCAGTATTCGGTCGATTCGCTGCAGGCGCTCGCGAACGTGCCGCTGCCGGCGGGCACCGCGCGTTCGCCGCAGACGCCGGCCGGCGGCCCGGCGGCCGGCGCGCCCGCGCAGAACCTGCTCGGCGCGCTCGGCAGCTTCTCGCGCGCGACGCAGCAGGCGGTCGTGTCGCACTACAACGTGCAGCCGGTGCTCGACATCTTCGCGTCGGTGCAGGGGCGCGATCTCGGCGGCGTGACGGCCGACGTGACGAAGCTCGTCGACGATGCGCGCGCGCAGTTGCCGCCCGGCTCGTCGATCGTGCTGCGCGGCCAGGTGCAGGCGATGCACGAGTCGTTCGCCGGGCTGCTCGGCGGCCTCGCGCTCGCGATCGCGCTCGTCTACCTGCTGATGGTCGTCAACTTCCAGTCGTGGCTCGACCCGCTCGTGATCGTCGGCGGCCTGCCCGCGTCGCTCGCCGGCATCGCGTGGATGCTGTTCGTCACGCGCACGACGCTGTCGGTTCCCGCGCTGACCGGCACGATCCTGTGCATCGGCATCGCGACCGCGAACAGCATCCTGGTCGTCAACGCGGCGCGCGAGCTGATCGCCAGCGGCACGCCGCCGTGGCAGGCCGCGCTCGATGCGGGCTTCAGCCGCTTCCGCCCGGTCGTGATGACCGCGCTCGCGATGCTGATCGGCATGCTGCCGATGGCGCTGGGCCTCGGCGACGGCGGCGAACAGAACGCGCCGCTCGGCCGCGCGGTGATCGGCGGGCTGGCGTTCGGCACGCTGTCGACGCTGCTGTTCGTGCCCGTCCTGTTCGGCTTCGTCCATGCGTGGCTCGGCCGGCGCCGCGACGCGGCCGCCGCGCGCCGCGCGCAAGACACGCCGGCGTTGTCCTGA
- a CDS encoding efflux RND transporter periplasmic adaptor subunit — MNDSTEPLAPPPAAEADTAPPVASCTTPEAAPPRRRRKLTVPLAAIAAAAALLAIAIVPRLDARAAQRVQVAAQQALPVSVILPGTAPADQTLTLPGSVMPYAEASIYARTSGYIAHWNADIGARVKAGATLAQITAPDLDAQLRQARADTATAQANYDYAKSTAQRWQDMLKTQSVSQQDTDTKVADMNAKRAMLASAQANVAHLTELVSYESVAAPFDGVITARNVDVGTLVTAGGTPGSPGLSGELFHLEQTGTLRVFVDVPQDSAAGVTTGTSVYLTTQQYPGRRFAARVARSAGAIDPVTRTLRVEIDVDNRDGALMPGAYAQAHLLVPSAAPAFELPVSALLFRPNGVTVATVGANGATALKTVQIGRDFGTRVEIVSGLAASDRVIDNPGDSIAAGEAVKIVSVAHGATPTAPTGSAAGATAASATAAVATPAAASTPARG, encoded by the coding sequence ATGAACGACTCGACCGAACCTCTCGCCCCGCCGCCGGCCGCCGAAGCGGATACGGCGCCACCCGTTGCAAGCTGTACGACGCCCGAAGCCGCGCCGCCGCGCCGCCGCCGCAAGCTGACCGTCCCGCTCGCCGCGATCGCGGCGGCCGCCGCGCTGCTGGCGATCGCCATCGTGCCGCGTCTCGACGCGCGCGCCGCGCAGCGCGTGCAGGTGGCCGCGCAGCAGGCGCTGCCGGTCTCGGTGATCCTGCCGGGCACCGCGCCCGCCGACCAGACGCTGACGCTGCCCGGCTCGGTGATGCCCTACGCCGAGGCATCGATCTATGCGCGCACGAGCGGCTATATCGCGCACTGGAATGCCGATATCGGCGCGCGCGTGAAGGCCGGCGCGACGCTCGCACAGATCACCGCGCCCGATCTCGACGCGCAGTTGCGGCAGGCGCGCGCCGACACGGCGACCGCGCAGGCGAACTACGACTACGCGAAATCGACCGCGCAGCGCTGGCAGGACATGCTGAAAACGCAATCGGTATCGCAGCAGGACACCGACACCAAGGTCGCGGACATGAACGCGAAGCGCGCGATGCTGGCCTCGGCGCAGGCGAACGTCGCGCACCTGACCGAGCTGGTGTCGTACGAATCGGTCGCCGCGCCGTTCGACGGCGTGATCACCGCGCGCAACGTCGACGTCGGCACGCTCGTCACCGCGGGCGGCACGCCGGGCAGCCCCGGGCTGTCGGGCGAACTGTTCCATCTCGAACAGACGGGCACGTTGCGCGTGTTCGTCGACGTGCCGCAAGACAGCGCGGCCGGCGTGACAACCGGGACGTCCGTGTACCTGACCACGCAGCAGTATCCGGGGCGGCGCTTCGCCGCGCGCGTCGCGCGCAGCGCGGGCGCGATCGATCCGGTCACGCGCACGCTGCGGGTCGAGATCGACGTCGACAATCGCGATGGCGCGCTGATGCCCGGCGCGTATGCGCAGGCGCACCTGCTCGTGCCGAGCGCGGCCCCGGCGTTCGAGCTGCCGGTCAGCGCGCTGCTGTTCCGGCCGAACGGTGTGACGGTCGCGACCGTCGGCGCGAACGGCGCCACCGCGCTGAAAACCGTGCAGATCGGGCGCGATTTCGGCACGCGCGTCGAGATCGTGTCGGGGCTCGCCGCCAGCGATCGCGTGATCGACAACCCGGGCGATTCGATCGCCGCGGGCGAAGCCGTGAAGATCGTGTCGGTCGCGCATGGCGCGACGCCAACCGCGCCAACAGGCTCGGCGGCCGGGGCCACGGCCGCGTCGGCGACCGCCGCCGTCGCAACGCCGGCCGCAGCTTCCACGCCGGCCCGCGGCTGA
- a CDS encoding efflux transporter outer membrane subunit, whose protein sequence is MCFFRPLPFARRVVVLGVAAALTALSACSTLPAYSPPAVAVPAHYAGAPTAQPGWNVAAPADAASRGAWWTVFGDTDLNALEARVDVSNQTVKKAVADLQQARAMVDYQHAGFLPTVTAGVAQSRARVSQNKLGSSLAGKTTPDYQAGVAASWEPDVFGRVRDAVTGAQANADASAADLQAVKLSVTAELATDYFALRSLDTQKQLLDDTVRAYADALKLLKQQLAAGAIDASAVAQAATQLESTRTQDTDIDASRAQLQHAIATLVGESASTFALPPRVQAFDVPAIPAGVPSQLLERRPDIAAAERRVAAANAQIGEAHAAFFPDLVLSASAGLESGFFAPWLTAPSLFWSLGSQLAGTLFDGGRRSASLRSAHAQYDGVVADYRQTVLVAFQQVEDRLSTLDALASEAGSQQRATDAADLSLRLTTNRFNAGAVSYLDVVTAQTIALTNRRLADQIAARRMEAAVGLLTALGGGWHTGADAGANTGADATAAGLPAATPSAS, encoded by the coding sequence ATGTGCTTCTTTCGTCCGCTTCCGTTCGCCCGCCGTGTCGTCGTGCTCGGCGTGGCCGCCGCTTTGACCGCGTTGTCTGCGTGCTCGACGCTGCCCGCTTATTCACCGCCTGCCGTCGCCGTCCCCGCGCACTATGCGGGCGCACCCACCGCGCAGCCCGGCTGGAACGTCGCGGCGCCGGCCGACGCCGCGTCGCGCGGCGCATGGTGGACCGTCTTCGGCGACACCGACCTGAACGCGCTCGAAGCGCGCGTCGACGTGTCGAACCAGACCGTGAAGAAGGCCGTCGCCGATCTCCAGCAGGCGCGCGCGATGGTCGACTACCAGCATGCGGGGTTCCTGCCGACCGTGACGGCCGGCGTCGCGCAGAGTCGGGCGCGCGTATCGCAGAACAAGCTCGGCTCGTCGCTGGCCGGCAAAACGACGCCCGACTACCAGGCCGGCGTCGCCGCGAGCTGGGAGCCCGACGTCTTCGGCCGCGTGCGCGATGCGGTAACGGGCGCGCAGGCGAACGCCGACGCAAGCGCGGCCGACCTGCAGGCCGTGAAGCTGTCGGTCACGGCCGAGCTCGCGACCGACTATTTCGCGCTGCGCTCGCTCGATACGCAGAAGCAGCTGCTCGACGACACGGTGCGCGCATATGCGGATGCGCTGAAGCTGCTGAAGCAGCAGCTCGCGGCCGGCGCGATCGACGCGTCGGCCGTCGCGCAAGCCGCGACGCAACTGGAATCGACGCGCACGCAGGACACCGACATCGACGCGTCGCGCGCGCAGCTCCAGCATGCGATCGCGACGCTCGTCGGCGAAAGCGCATCGACGTTCGCGCTGCCGCCTCGCGTGCAGGCGTTCGACGTGCCGGCGATCCCGGCCGGCGTGCCGTCGCAACTGCTCGAACGACGGCCCGACATCGCGGCGGCCGAGCGCCGCGTCGCGGCCGCGAATGCGCAGATCGGCGAAGCGCACGCCGCGTTCTTTCCCGATCTCGTGCTGTCGGCGAGCGCGGGGCTCGAAAGCGGCTTCTTCGCGCCGTGGCTCACCGCGCCGAGCCTGTTCTGGTCGCTCGGCTCGCAGCTCGCCGGCACGCTGTTCGACGGTGGGCGCCGCAGCGCGTCGCTGCGTAGCGCGCATGCGCAATACGACGGCGTAGTCGCCGACTATCGGCAGACCGTGCTCGTCGCGTTCCAGCAGGTCGAGGATCGGCTGTCCACGCTCGATGCGCTCGCGTCGGAAGCCGGCAGCCAGCAGCGCGCGACCGATGCGGCCGACCTGTCGCTGCGGCTGACGACGAACCGCTTCAACGCGGGCGCGGTCAGCTACCTGGATGTCGTGACCGCGCAGACGATCGCACTGACGAACCGGCGTCTGGCCGACCAGATCGCCGCCCGCCGGATGGAGGCCGCGGTCGGGTTGCTGACCGCGCTGGGCGGTGGCTGGCATACGGGTGCAGATGCGGGTGCAAATACGGGTGCGGACGCAACCGCAGCCGGGCTCCCGGCAGCTACGCCGTCGGCGTCTTGA
- a CDS encoding heavy metal sensor histidine kinase codes for MTLGRSLGATLALAFGATTLAVFALVGAYVYTGLERQVSAQDDLDIVLAARHTRRLAGELDSLDAVRAHADRLTSQVLGNAALSLAVVDGQGNVLARHNVERTELEDLPDASSPARPALPDADLLPPHATPVPANERITAERIVTWAADGGTSVRGVVAEAELRDHAKIRIAVARNMSDRAELLDGYRDKLKIAGGLGALLAMLLSYWLIRTSLAPLREIVANTGRITVDKLDTRLDASRAPRELTALVDAQNAMLGRLQQAFGHLSQFSADLAHDLRTPLNNMRGATEVALARPRSPDEYQALLESNLEEYDRLARMIENVLFLARAEHPGFVTRQRAFDVHDELERIAGYFEGLADEAGSTLRVDGRGRLTADLELFRRAVSNLLANALRYTPAGGVIALRVDETADAVCVVVSNPGEPIDPALLPRIFDRFVRGDPARSGGVPGGTAGLGLAIVRSVMELHGGTARVESDAAGTRFILTFVKTPTA; via the coding sequence GTGACGCTCGGCCGCTCGCTCGGCGCGACGCTCGCGCTCGCGTTCGGCGCGACCACGCTCGCCGTCTTCGCGCTCGTCGGCGCGTATGTGTACACCGGCCTCGAACGGCAGGTGAGCGCGCAGGACGACCTCGACATCGTGCTCGCCGCGCGGCACACGCGCCGGCTCGCGGGTGAGCTCGATTCGCTCGACGCCGTGCGCGCGCATGCGGACCGGCTGACGAGCCAGGTACTCGGCAACGCGGCGCTGTCGCTGGCGGTCGTCGACGGGCAGGGCAACGTGCTCGCGCGCCACAACGTCGAGCGCACCGAGCTGGAAGACCTGCCGGACGCATCGTCGCCCGCGCGGCCGGCGTTGCCCGATGCCGACCTGTTGCCGCCGCACGCAACGCCGGTGCCCGCGAACGAACGGATTACCGCCGAGCGGATCGTCACGTGGGCCGCTGACGGCGGCACGTCCGTGCGCGGCGTCGTGGCCGAAGCCGAGTTGCGCGACCACGCGAAGATCCGGATCGCGGTCGCGCGCAACATGAGCGATCGCGCCGAACTGCTCGACGGCTACCGCGACAAGCTGAAGATCGCCGGCGGCCTCGGCGCGCTGCTCGCGATGCTGCTCAGCTACTGGCTGATCCGCACGTCGCTCGCGCCGCTGCGCGAGATCGTCGCGAACACGGGCCGGATCACCGTCGACAAGCTCGATACGCGGCTCGACGCGTCGCGCGCACCGCGCGAACTGACGGCGCTCGTCGACGCGCAGAACGCGATGCTCGGCCGCCTGCAGCAGGCGTTCGGGCATCTGTCGCAATTCAGCGCGGATCTCGCGCACGATCTGCGCACGCCGCTGAACAACATGCGCGGCGCAACCGAAGTGGCGCTGGCACGGCCGCGCTCGCCCGACGAGTACCAGGCGCTGCTCGAATCGAATCTCGAGGAATACGACCGTCTCGCGCGGATGATCGAGAACGTGCTGTTTCTCGCGCGTGCCGAGCATCCTGGCTTCGTCACGCGGCAACGCGCATTCGACGTGCACGACGAGCTGGAGCGCATCGCCGGTTATTTCGAAGGGCTCGCCGACGAGGCCGGCTCGACGCTGCGCGTCGACGGGCGCGGCCGGCTGACCGCCGATCTCGAGCTGTTTCGCCGCGCGGTCAGCAACCTGCTCGCGAACGCGCTGCGCTACACGCCGGCGGGCGGTGTGATCGCGCTGCGCGTCGACGAAACGGCGGACGCGGTGTGCGTCGTCGTGTCGAACCCGGGCGAGCCGATCGATCCCGCACTGCTGCCGCGCATCTTCGATCGCTTCGTGCGCGGCGACCCCGCGCGCAGCGGCGGCGTGCCCGGCGGCACGGCCGGACTCGGCCTCGCGATCGTGCGTTCGGTGATGGAGCTGCATGGCGGCACCGCACGCGTCGAAAGCGATGCGGCCGGAACGCGCTTCATCCTCACGTTCGTCAAGACGCCGACGGCGTAG
- a CDS encoding heavy metal response regulator transcription factor: MRILIVEDEPKTGAYLKKGLEESGFSVDLAKDGGEGLTLAQEESYDVIVLDVMLPVLDGWSVLKRLRDTHATPVLFLTARDDVQDRVHGLELGADDYLVKPFAFVELLARIRTLARRGPPRETERIAVGDLEIDVVRRRVKRGTVRIDLTPREFSLLQLLARRQGEVLSRTQIASYVWDMNFDSDTNVVEVAIRRLRAKIDDAFAVKLIHTVRGVGYVLEPKDGA; the protein is encoded by the coding sequence ATGCGCATCCTGATAGTCGAAGACGAGCCGAAGACCGGCGCGTACCTGAAGAAAGGGCTCGAGGAGTCCGGCTTCAGCGTCGATCTCGCGAAGGACGGCGGCGAAGGGCTGACGCTCGCGCAGGAAGAAAGCTACGACGTGATCGTGCTCGACGTGATGCTGCCCGTGCTCGACGGCTGGAGCGTGCTCAAACGGCTGCGCGACACGCACGCGACGCCCGTGTTGTTCCTGACCGCGCGCGACGACGTACAGGACCGCGTGCATGGCCTCGAACTCGGCGCCGACGATTACCTCGTGAAGCCGTTCGCGTTCGTCGAACTGCTCGCGCGCATTCGCACGCTGGCGCGCCGCGGGCCGCCGCGCGAGACGGAGCGCATTGCCGTGGGCGATCTGGAGATCGACGTCGTGCGCCGCCGCGTGAAGCGCGGCACGGTGCGGATCGACCTGACGCCGCGCGAATTCTCGCTGCTGCAGTTGCTCGCGCGCCGGCAGGGTGAAGTGCTGAGCCGCACGCAGATCGCGTCGTACGTGTGGGACATGAATTTCGACAGCGACACCAACGTCGTCGAAGTTGCGATCCGGCGGCTGCGCGCGAAGATCGACGACGCTTTCGCGGTCAAGCTGATCCATACGGTGCGCGGCGTCGGCTACGTGCTCGAACCGAAGGACGGCGCGTGA
- a CDS encoding DUF4148 domain-containing protein translates to MKLVAAFVLAALSLPFGTQAFAQSTQAPITRTEIRQQLIHAEADGLLPSNRNDYPPSASEIARNRQLYAIQHHDAMPTTTASTEN, encoded by the coding sequence ATGAAACTCGTCGCCGCTTTCGTCCTTGCCGCGCTGAGCCTGCCGTTCGGTACGCAGGCGTTCGCCCAGTCCACACAGGCGCCGATCACGCGCACCGAAATCCGCCAGCAACTGATCCATGCCGAAGCCGACGGCCTGCTGCCGTCGAACCGGAACGACTATCCGCCGTCGGCCTCGGAGATCGCTCGCAATCGCCAGCTCTACGCGATCCAGCATCACGACGCGATGCCGACCACGACGGCGTCGACCGAAAATTGA
- a CDS encoding SDR family oxidoreductase, translating into MRLKNKSALITGGTSGIGLATAKLFIAEGARVAVTGRNDAVFERVQAELGEHALVLKGDVRSIEDMRAIAAEVKEKFGGLDVVFANAGRAFPSAVNDIDEPLYDEIMDINVKGVVFTLQAVLPYLRDSSSVILNTSFVAQTGAHGISLTAAAKAAVRSLARSWSYEFLDRKIRFNAIAPGAIDTPLISKWGMSDEWVRDRKAEFAKAIPVGHMGQAEDIAYAALYLASDESAYVVGTELVVDGGASQL; encoded by the coding sequence ATGAGACTCAAGAACAAGTCGGCTTTGATCACCGGTGGTACGAGTGGCATCGGTCTTGCAACCGCCAAACTCTTCATTGCCGAGGGCGCCCGCGTAGCGGTGACGGGTCGCAACGATGCCGTGTTCGAACGCGTGCAAGCCGAGCTTGGCGAGCATGCGCTCGTCCTCAAGGGCGACGTCCGTTCGATCGAGGACATGCGGGCGATCGCCGCCGAAGTGAAAGAAAAGTTCGGCGGGCTGGATGTCGTGTTCGCCAACGCCGGCCGCGCTTTCCCGTCGGCGGTCAACGACATCGACGAGCCACTCTATGACGAGATCATGGACATCAACGTCAAAGGCGTGGTGTTCACGCTTCAGGCGGTGCTCCCGTACTTGCGCGATTCCTCCTCAGTCATCCTCAATACATCGTTCGTCGCGCAGACCGGTGCACATGGCATCTCGTTGACTGCTGCGGCGAAGGCCGCCGTGCGATCACTGGCTCGCAGCTGGTCCTATGAATTTCTCGACCGAAAAATCCGCTTCAACGCGATCGCACCCGGCGCAATCGACACGCCGCTGATCAGCAAGTGGGGGATGTCCGACGAGTGGGTTCGCGACCGCAAGGCCGAGTTCGCCAAGGCTATCCCGGTGGGCCACATGGGCCAGGCCGAGGACATTGCCTACGCGGCGCTCTATCTCGCCAGCGACGAATCCGCCTACGTCGTCGGCACCGAACTGGTCGTCGATGGCGGCGCCTCGCAGCTTTGA
- a CDS encoding DJ-1/PfpI family protein has translation MTDSSENTSSGQRPIGADHSRRHALKLGGIATLGAIFGGGALLGGSASAFAQAGGNGMLSPDEPLDIVISVYPGGTLLDFAGPSEIFHRLPNTNVRYASLDGGDVTLEFGVVYGKTERLADIRNAGLLLVPGGSNLTAPMQPAYQAQVRRLAASAKHVTSVCNGSLVLAAAGVLKGKRSACHWAFINKLAEYGAIPVPDRFVEDDNGRFMSGGGVTAGIDFALRVAAKLRGQQAAEFTQLAIEYDPAPPFHSGHPRDARPEVVAMVDKDLPGASKGLARIPGVR, from the coding sequence TTGACCGACAGTAGCGAAAACACCTCGTCCGGCCAGCGACCGATCGGCGCCGACCATTCCCGCCGCCATGCCCTCAAGCTCGGAGGCATCGCCACGCTCGGCGCCATCTTCGGAGGCGGCGCCCTGCTCGGCGGCTCCGCTTCCGCGTTTGCACAGGCCGGCGGCAACGGAATGCTCTCCCCGGACGAGCCGCTCGACATCGTCATCTCGGTTTATCCCGGCGGAACGCTGCTCGACTTTGCCGGCCCCAGCGAGATTTTTCACCGGCTGCCGAATACGAACGTTCGCTATGCGAGCCTCGATGGGGGTGACGTGACGCTCGAATTTGGCGTCGTGTATGGCAAGACCGAACGACTGGCCGATATCAGGAATGCCGGCCTGCTTCTGGTTCCCGGCGGCTCCAATCTGACGGCGCCGATGCAGCCGGCGTATCAAGCGCAGGTCCGGCGTCTGGCCGCGAGCGCCAAACACGTCACGTCAGTGTGCAACGGATCGCTCGTGCTCGCCGCGGCGGGCGTGCTCAAGGGTAAGCGCAGCGCCTGCCATTGGGCCTTCATCAACAAGCTGGCCGAATACGGCGCCATCCCCGTTCCGGATCGCTTCGTGGAAGACGACAACGGCCGGTTCATGAGCGGCGGCGGCGTGACGGCCGGCATCGACTTCGCACTGCGCGTTGCCGCAAAGCTGCGCGGTCAACAGGCTGCTGAATTCACGCAACTCGCGATCGAATACGATCCCGCCCCGCCGTTCCATTCCGGCCATCCCAGAGACGCGCGGCCGGAAGTCGTTGCGATGGTCGACAAGGATCTGCCGGGCGCGTCCAAAGGGCTCGCGCGAATTCCAGGCGTTCGCTGA
- a CDS encoding YybH family protein, producing MRQTHRYVAALAACFSLLAYTAPANAGDSQRPPEAAIKAENARWATAFGRGDYEAIGHLYTENGALLPPGGDRITGPKAIVEYFTKGYAGSTPHTVSFSNYEFYGNDRMVTEVSDAEIHDQSGKLTYRGKQILIFVKQGDTWKLHRDMWNSYAP from the coding sequence ATGCGACAGACACATCGCTATGTTGCGGCGCTTGCCGCCTGCTTCTCTCTTCTCGCTTATACGGCGCCTGCGAATGCAGGTGACTCACAGCGTCCGCCCGAAGCCGCAATCAAGGCCGAAAACGCACGATGGGCAACAGCCTTCGGGCGCGGCGACTATGAGGCGATCGGCCATCTCTATACGGAAAACGGTGCACTTTTACCGCCCGGCGGCGACCGAATCACCGGCCCCAAAGCGATCGTCGAATACTTCACCAAGGGATATGCGGGATCCACGCCTCACACCGTATCCTTCAGCAACTATGAGTTTTACGGAAATGACCGGATGGTGACTGAAGTTTCTGATGCCGAGATCCACGATCAGAGCGGAAAGCTCACCTATCGCGGCAAACAGATCCTGATCTTCGTGAAGCAGGGCGACACCTGGAAGCTGCATCGCGACATGTGGAACAGTTACGCCCCCTGA